In a genomic window of Methanosarcina horonobensis HB-1 = JCM 15518:
- a CDS encoding glycerate kinase type-2 family protein, translating to MYQHPKDFLLDLYESCLNAIRGEKVVPAHLPEPPKGRTIVVGAGKAAAAMAQAVEAHYAGTIDNGLVVTRHGHGMPLKKIKLVEADHPVPGEAGKKAAEDILNLASRLKSNDLLLCLFSGGSSALLTLPAPGIELSDLQKVNEALLNERATIHEINCVRKHLSAISGGRLARAANGARVVSLIISDVPDDDLSVIASGPTVGDPTTFADALGVLERYNIFTPPSILVFLKEAREETVKPEDPIFKRVTNILIATPQDALEAAAAYARHQCITPHILGNAIEGEAHDVALVMAGITKQVLNFNQPFSAPCVILSGGETTVTVKGKGKGGRNTEFLLYFLMAMKGNPHVYAISCDTDGTDGTEDNAGAFMLPDMYKEAKAFDVMPIKYASDNDSYSFFKRCNGLVFTNPTRTNVSDFRAIYIQGKAVQLQKKL from the coding sequence ATGTACCAGCATCCTAAGGACTTTCTGTTAGATTTATATGAATCTTGTCTTAATGCTATTCGGGGCGAAAAAGTAGTTCCAGCGCATCTGCCGGAGCCTCCGAAAGGCCGAACCATCGTTGTTGGTGCCGGTAAAGCAGCCGCTGCTATGGCTCAAGCTGTCGAAGCCCACTATGCTGGGACTATAGACAATGGACTCGTCGTTACACGCCATGGGCATGGAATGCCATTGAAAAAGATTAAACTTGTCGAAGCCGACCATCCAGTGCCCGGCGAAGCTGGGAAGAAAGCGGCAGAAGATATTCTCAACCTTGCAAGTAGGCTTAAATCTAATGATCTGCTCTTGTGTCTTTTTTCCGGTGGCAGTTCCGCGTTACTGACGCTGCCTGCTCCTGGTATTGAGTTGAGCGATTTACAAAAAGTAAATGAAGCTTTGTTGAATGAGAGAGCAACTATCCATGAGATCAACTGCGTCCGGAAACATTTGTCAGCGATCTCAGGCGGGCGTTTGGCACGCGCTGCAAATGGAGCGCGCGTTGTTTCGCTCATTATTTCAGATGTTCCTGATGATGACCTCTCAGTGATCGCTTCGGGGCCTACCGTCGGTGACCCAACAACGTTCGCTGACGCTCTAGGGGTTTTGGAACGTTATAATATCTTCACGCCGCCTTCTATTTTGGTTTTTCTAAAGGAAGCGAGGGAGGAAACCGTCAAGCCCGAAGATCCGATTTTTAAACGAGTCACCAATATTTTGATTGCTACCCCCCAAGATGCGCTAGAGGCCGCAGCCGCCTATGCGAGGCATCAATGTATCACACCACATATTCTCGGAAACGCCATTGAGGGCGAAGCGCACGATGTGGCTTTGGTAATGGCGGGAATAACGAAACAGGTTCTCAATTTCAACCAACCTTTTTCCGCCCCTTGTGTGATTTTGTCAGGTGGGGAAACAACAGTAACTGTTAAAGGTAAAGGAAAAGGCGGGCGCAATACCGAATTTCTTCTTTATTTCCTAATGGCAATGAAAGGCAACCCGCATGTGTACGCGATTTCATGTGACACCGACGGCACTGATGGGACTGAAGATAACGCGGGTGCTTTTATGCTTCCGGATATGTATAAGGAAGCAAAGGCTTTTGACGTGATGCCTATAAAATATGCGAGTGATAATGACTCATACAGTTTTTTTAAGCGATGCAATGGATTAGTTTTTACCAACCCTACACGCACGAATGTAAGTGACTTTCGAGCAATATATATCCAAGGTAAAGCTGTTCAGTTGCAAAAAAAATTATGA